A window of Rubricoccus marinus contains these coding sequences:
- the cmk gene encoding (d)CMP kinase: MIVAIDGPAGSGKSTTARRAAQRLGGLYLDTGAMFRAIGLAFLDQDQPFTDAAAAVLVPSLTVELDPHPDTSALTVRLNGDDVTERIRSGPAAQAASRAASLGPVRDAMLRSQRAVAADWTSHGRAVVAEGRDMGSVVFPDAPVKFFLIADIEARAQRRAADLAARGETADVDQVRAEIAERDRRDQNRALAPLQAAPDAIVLDTTALTPEEQVERVVQTVRTVQKAQASGETDADASS, from the coding sequence GTGATTGTCGCCATTGACGGCCCAGCCGGGTCCGGCAAGAGTACTACCGCGCGGCGCGCTGCACAACGGTTGGGCGGTCTGTATCTGGACACAGGCGCGATGTTTCGAGCGATCGGACTCGCCTTCCTGGACCAGGACCAGCCGTTTACCGATGCCGCCGCCGCTGTCCTCGTGCCGTCCCTGACGGTCGAACTCGATCCCCATCCCGATACCTCGGCGCTGACGGTTCGGCTCAACGGCGACGACGTCACAGAACGGATCCGGTCGGGACCGGCCGCGCAAGCGGCTTCCCGCGCGGCCTCGTTGGGCCCGGTCCGGGACGCCATGCTGCGCTCGCAGCGCGCCGTCGCCGCCGATTGGACCTCGCACGGCCGCGCCGTGGTCGCCGAAGGGAGGGACATGGGCAGCGTCGTTTTTCCCGACGCCCCGGTCAAGTTCTTTTTGATCGCTGACATCGAGGCCCGCGCCCAGCGCCGCGCTGCCGATCTCGCCGCCAGAGGCGAAACCGCAGACGTGGACCAGGTGCGCGCGGAGATCGCCGAGCGCGATCGCCGGGACCAGAACCGCGCCCTCGCCCCGCTCCAGGCCGCGCCAGACGCCATCGTGCTCGACACGACCGCGCTGACGCCCGAGGAGCAGGTCGAGCGCGTCGTCCAGACCGTCCGCACCGTCCAGAAGGCCCAGGCCTCTGGCGAGACGGACGCCGACGCCTCGTCGTAG
- a CDS encoding zinc-dependent metalloprotease — MSRLLTLVAVLALAGCSTTAPTVSPEAPGGAASGEKAEKPKPKDGDPKPYDEVITEDAVTERGLFDVHRIGDKLFFEIPDSLMSREMLAVSRIAQTPADLSPFINAGSKTAEQVLKWERNGNRVLLRKASYTSVASDTLAIAQSVRVNNFEPVVMAFDVAALSPDSAGVVLDVTSLYTDDVPAITGLPTSLRTQYKVRRLDPKRSFIDEARAFPLNVNVRHTMTFDAAEPPSNAGTGTISMQMYQSMILLPAEPMTPRLADERVGWFTVSQIDFGSNAQKADQKTYIRRWRLEPTDPEAYARGELVEPVKPIVYTLDPGTPERWRPYFCMGVEDWNRAFEAAGFKNAIRCEMPPAPGDSTQFDPEDVRFSTVRYVASETRNATGPSVSDPRSGEIIESDIIWYHNHIRSYRNRLMIETGAANPQARSLEIDEELIGETMRQVIAHEIGHALGLPHNMIASSSFPVDSLRSPAFTSEFGVAPTIMDYTRQNYIAQPGDGVTRFVRMVGLYDDYAINWGYRWYPGITSPEAETARLDALIAEKEGDPMYRFSTGSGGYNPDAQTEDMGNDPVAASGYAVANLKRVVPNLIEWTSTPGEGYDDLGEIYGELQGMYARYMGHVVTVLGGVRVTPKSTDQAGVVYEPVPRAEQERALDFLAQNVFETPEWLLDREILRRIEASGAVDRMRGIQMRTLDGVLDAERLHRLVEREAIDGGEAWPLAEYMDAVREDIWSELARQRPAISTQRRHLQRGYVETLEALMTEDERRGTDLSQSDIRAAARAELKTIRTQARRARGADAATRAHLDDIADRIDDLLENDG; from the coding sequence TTGTCTCGCCTGCTCACGCTCGTCGCCGTTCTCGCCCTCGCTGGTTGCTCCACCACCGCGCCCACGGTTTCGCCAGAGGCCCCGGGTGGGGCTGCCTCTGGCGAGAAGGCTGAGAAGCCCAAACCCAAAGACGGCGACCCCAAGCCGTACGACGAGGTGATCACCGAAGACGCCGTGACCGAGCGCGGCCTGTTTGACGTGCACCGCATTGGGGACAAGCTGTTCTTCGAGATCCCGGACTCACTCATGAGCCGCGAGATGCTCGCGGTCAGCCGGATCGCGCAGACGCCCGCGGACCTGAGCCCGTTTATCAACGCGGGCAGCAAGACCGCCGAGCAGGTGCTGAAGTGGGAGCGCAACGGCAACCGCGTCCTCTTGCGCAAAGCGTCCTACACGTCGGTCGCGAGTGATACCCTCGCGATTGCGCAGAGCGTGCGCGTCAACAACTTCGAGCCCGTCGTGATGGCGTTCGACGTGGCGGCGCTCTCGCCCGACAGCGCGGGCGTGGTCCTGGACGTGACGAGCCTGTACACCGACGACGTGCCCGCGATTACGGGCCTGCCGACGTCGCTGCGGACGCAGTACAAGGTGCGTCGGCTGGACCCTAAGCGCTCGTTTATCGATGAGGCGCGCGCGTTCCCGCTCAACGTCAACGTGCGTCACACGATGACCTTCGATGCTGCCGAGCCGCCCTCCAACGCCGGGACGGGGACCATCTCGATGCAGATGTACCAGAGCATGATTCTGCTTCCCGCCGAGCCGATGACACCGCGCCTGGCCGACGAGCGCGTGGGATGGTTCACGGTCTCGCAGATCGACTTCGGCAGCAACGCCCAGAAGGCCGATCAGAAGACCTACATCCGCCGCTGGCGCCTGGAGCCGACCGACCCCGAGGCCTACGCCAGAGGCGAGCTCGTGGAGCCGGTCAAGCCCATCGTGTACACGCTCGACCCCGGCACGCCGGAGCGCTGGCGCCCGTACTTCTGCATGGGCGTCGAGGACTGGAACCGCGCGTTCGAAGCCGCGGGCTTCAAGAACGCGATTCGCTGCGAGATGCCGCCGGCCCCTGGCGACAGCACGCAGTTCGATCCCGAGGACGTGCGCTTCTCGACGGTCCGCTACGTGGCGAGCGAGACGCGCAACGCGACCGGCCCAAGCGTCAGCGACCCGCGCAGTGGCGAGATCATCGAAAGCGACATCATCTGGTACCACAACCACATCCGCTCCTACCGCAACCGGCTCATGATCGAGACCGGCGCAGCCAACCCGCAGGCGCGCTCGCTGGAGATCGACGAGGAGTTGATCGGCGAGACCATGCGACAGGTGATCGCGCACGAGATCGGGCACGCGCTCGGGCTTCCGCACAACATGATCGCGTCCAGTTCCTTCCCGGTGGATAGCCTTCGCAGCCCGGCGTTCACGTCCGAGTTCGGCGTCGCGCCGACGATCATGGACTACACGCGGCAGAACTACATCGCGCAGCCCGGCGACGGCGTGACGCGCTTTGTCCGCATGGTGGGGCTGTACGACGACTACGCCATCAATTGGGGCTACCGCTGGTACCCCGGCATCACTTCGCCAGAGGCCGAGACGGCGCGCTTGGACGCGCTGATCGCGGAAAAAGAAGGCGACCCGATGTACCGCTTCTCGACGGGCTCCGGTGGCTACAACCCGGACGCACAAACCGAGGACATGGGCAACGATCCCGTCGCCGCCAGCGGCTACGCGGTCGCAAACCTCAAGCGCGTCGTGCCCAACCTGATCGAGTGGACGAGCACGCCCGGCGAGGGCTACGACGACCTGGGCGAGATCTACGGCGAGCTTCAGGGCATGTACGCCCGTTACATGGGCCACGTGGTCACCGTCCTGGGTGGCGTCCGCGTGACGCCAAAATCGACGGACCAGGCTGGCGTCGTGTACGAGCCCGTGCCACGCGCCGAGCAGGAGCGCGCGCTGGACTTCCTCGCGCAGAACGTGTTCGAGACGCCCGAGTGGCTCCTGGACCGCGAGATCCTGCGCCGCATCGAAGCCTCTGGCGCCGTCGACCGGATGCGCGGCATCCAGATGCGCACGCTGGACGGCGTTCTCGACGCCGAACGCCTCCACCGACTCGTGGAGCGCGAGGCCATCGACGGCGGTGAGGCGTGGCCTCTGGCGGAGTACATGGACGCCGTTCGCGAAGACATCTGGAGCGAGCTCGCGCGCCAGAGGCCTGCGATCTCGACGCAGCGCCGCCACCTGCAGCGCGGCTACGTGGAGACGCTGGAAGCGCTGATGACGGAGGACGAGCGCCGTGGGACCGACCTCAGCCAGTCCGATATCCGCGCCGCCGCGCGCGCTGAGCTCAAGACCATCCGCACGCAGGCCCGCCGCGCCAGAGGCGCCGACGCCGCCACGCGCGCGCACTTGGACGACATCGCGGACCGCATCGACGACCTGCTGGAGAACGACGGCTGA
- a CDS encoding type 1 glutamine amidotransferase domain-containing protein yields MSTLSDVRIAILATDGFEQVELTKPKKALEDAGATVHIVSPDSGSIKGWDQDHWGESVEVDKTISEASAGDYQGLVLPGGQINPDKLRINDDALSFIKAFADAGKPVGAICHAPWLIIEAGLAEDRHMTSFKSIRTDLKNAGAKVRDEEVVVCPHGNFTLITSRNPDDLPAFNNALIEAFSTADAAA; encoded by the coding sequence ATGTCTACCCTTTCTGACGTCCGCATCGCCATTCTCGCCACCGATGGCTTCGAGCAGGTCGAGTTGACCAAGCCCAAGAAGGCTCTCGAAGACGCGGGCGCAACCGTCCACATTGTCTCGCCTGACTCCGGCTCTATCAAGGGCTGGGACCAGGACCACTGGGGCGAGTCCGTCGAGGTCGACAAGACGATCTCCGAAGCATCCGCCGGCGATTACCAAGGCCTCGTGCTCCCCGGTGGCCAGATCAACCCGGACAAGCTTCGCATCAACGACGACGCGCTGAGCTTTATCAAGGCCTTCGCCGATGCTGGCAAGCCCGTCGGCGCGATCTGCCACGCGCCGTGGCTCATCATCGAGGCGGGTCTCGCCGAAGACCGCCACATGACCTCGTTCAAGAGCATCCGCACGGACCTCAAGAACGCCGGCGCCAAGGTTCGCGACGAGGAAGTCGTCGTCTGCCCCCACGGCAACTTTACGCTCATCACGAGCCGCAACCCGGACGACCTCCCGGCCTTTAACAACGCGCTAATCGAGGCCTTCTCGACGGCAGACGCCGCCGCCTAA